The genomic window CCAGGCCCGTGTACGCAAACAGCATCACCGGGCCCTTGTTGTCCCACAGGTCACGGTAGGGCACAGCCCCCTGGAGCATCTCACGCCCTACCAGACCATAGATCGCCTGGTCGGGCGTCAGCCACTCTCCCGGCGGCCGCAGACCGATCCCCACGAAGAGCACCAGCAAGCCCCAACCGACATAGCCTCTCCACCGACCACCCGTGTTGCCTATCTGTGCACGGACCAGACCTGTCACCGGCGGCCTCCTTGCTTGTGGAAGCTTGGTCGCACCGTCACGGTCCAGGGTCAGAAGGTGAAGCGCCCTCCTCCGAGAAGTACTCGGCTACCATCTCGCAAGGGAGGCCCCGCAATGCAGCGTCTGTGTCAAGTTGCAGTGGTCTGTGCCGCCTTATTGGCTATGTTCGTCCAAAGTTCCTCCGCCGACCGCTGGGCTGACTACGGTGACTTCACTACCCGCTACGAATCCCTTGAACCCACGCCGCAGGGAGACGGGCATCTCGGGTCCATCGCCTCAGGTCAGTCGCTGCAGGTTCGGTTCCCGATCCCCGCAGGCGATCTCGTCGGCTACTGGGTGAGCCTCAGCAACGTCGTCGGCATGAGCGGCCAGGGCAGCTCCTACCAGCTCCTCGTGCGCCGTGACTCAGCCACCGGGCCGGTCGTCTATCAGGGGCCGACCATCGCCAACGGCGACGAATGGAATGCCACCAACCGGACACCCATCGACCTCACCGACACGCTGACGGAGGCCGACCGCGCCCGTGGCTATCTCGACCTGTTCGCCACGGGCATCGTCACAGGTGACGGCTGGACGCTGTATCGCAACCAGCCCGGTCGCCCCATCTACGCCTATGCCGCGATTGCCAGTCCGGAGCTTACGAAGCGCCTCGCAGCCTCCAAGGCCATGCAGCGCCTCGGAGTGTCGGTGATCCCGCAGCCTCGTGAGATGCGCTTCGAAGAGGGCAGCTTCAAGCTCGCTGCCGACACGCACATCTGCTACCCCGCCACGGCATCCGAAGGTGTCCTTTTCGCCGCGCGGGAGCTGCATGACCTTCTTCAGGAGCGGACCGGTCTGGACCTGCGCCTTGAGCCCTGCGAGAAGGGACGCTTCGGGCACATCAACCTCGGTCTGGCCGGTGACAGCTTCTGGCCTGAGCAGCCGCCTGCCGGGCTTATCCCGCCAGGCAACGAAAGCTACCTCACCTTCGTCGATGACGACGGCGCCTTCCTCGTCGGGCCCACGGAGCAGGGATGTCTGTACGCCGCGATGACCGTCGGCCAGTTGGCCCGCAAGAGCGACGGCGAGGTCGGCTTGCCGCACTGCACGATCCGCGACTGGCCGGCCTTCCCCTACCGGATCATCCAGTACGATGTGGCACGCGGTCAGACCATCAACGTGGACTATGTCAAGCGCGTCCTCCGCGAACTGGCGCGCTGCAAGATCAACGCCGTGCTGTTCTACATGGAAGACGACTTCAAGTTCCGCAAGTACCCCTTCCTCGGGCGCGAGGGCACCTTCACCCACGAGAAGGCCGCCGAGCTATCGGCCTTCGCCAAGCCCTACCATGTGCAGCTCATCCCGCAGTTCGAATCACTGGGGCACGCAAGCGCCGTGCTCGGTCATCCCGAGATGAAGGAGTACCGTGAAGCCGGTGGCTCCTGGGTCTTCTGCACCAGCGAGCCAAAGACTTGGGAGTTCCTCGACGACGTCTACACCGAGCTGCTTGAGGCCTTCCCGAGCACCGAGTTCATCCACGTTGGCGCCGATGAGTTCGAAGGCGGCTTCGGCAAGTGCCCGGCCTGCAGCGCCAAGGTTGCCCAGGGCGGCTACGGACTGCTGTACTCCGAGCACATGAACAAGCTCAACCAGCTCGTCAAGAAGCACGGAAAGACCATGATGTTCTGGCCCTCTCACGGCGGACCGACTCCGGCGCTCAGCTACATGACGCTGCAGTACCAGGACCTGCTGGAGAAGGACTGCATCCCGACCGAGTGGATCTACCACGGGCCGAGCAGCTACCCGCAGATCGAACAGTACCAGAAGGCTGGGTTCAAGGATGTGCACTGCTGCCCGGCCGTCGTGGGCTACTCACGAATCTACCCGGACTACCGCACAACCTTCCGTGGAATCAGCGGCTTCTACAAGGCCGGGGAGGAGCACAAGTGCGGCGGCGCCTACTGCACCACCTGGGAGTTCATGCACGGCGCTCTCATCGAGAACTCCTGGTACGGGCTGATCTACTCCGCCGAGTGCGCCTGGAATCCCGAGAGCACCCCCAAGACGGAGTTCAACCGACGGTTCGCCGACGAGTTCTTCGGCCTGCGTGATGCTGCGGCCGCCGACCAGATCGAGAGCACGATCTCCGACCCGCTGCCGATGGACCGCAAGGTGAGCCAGTGGCGCAACCTGGGCACCCTCACCGACCTGATCTGGTGTGCGCCGAACCGCGTGATCCGGGACTTCGCCATGAAGCAGCCGCCGGCCCTCGCGCAATCCGCGGGTGAGTTCGCCACCGCCCTCGAGGCGCCGCTGGGTCGTGTTGCCGATCTCTCGGCCCGGGCGTCGACCAATAAGGTGACGCTTCAGGCTACCGGTCTTGCTCTGCAGATGATGAGCTACGCCGCTCACAAGCTCGAGGTCATGCAGCAGGCAGGAGTCACCTACCGGGCCGCCGCTGACCTGATAGGCAAGGACTCGACTGCCTGCGCCGCCAAACTCCAGGAGGCCGCCGACGGCATCGCAGGACTCGGAAGTGAGGCTGGCGAGGCAGCCAAGGGCTACCGCTACTTCGTGGACAACTGCGGGGCGTACCTCGGCGACTGGGACCGGCTGAACAAGCAGTCGGAGCAGCTTGGCGCGACTGCCGGTCAGTTGCGTGATCTCCAGGCCAAAGCCAAAGCGGGGACCATCGAAGCCTTGCCGGCGGGCGAGACCTTCGGCTTCGTGTC from Armatimonadia bacterium includes these protein-coding regions:
- a CDS encoding family 20 glycosylhydrolase, yielding MQRLCQVAVVCAALLAMFVQSSSADRWADYGDFTTRYESLEPTPQGDGHLGSIASGQSLQVRFPIPAGDLVGYWVSLSNVVGMSGQGSSYQLLVRRDSATGPVVYQGPTIANGDEWNATNRTPIDLTDTLTEADRARGYLDLFATGIVTGDGWTLYRNQPGRPIYAYAAIASPELTKRLAASKAMQRLGVSVIPQPREMRFEEGSFKLAADTHICYPATASEGVLFAARELHDLLQERTGLDLRLEPCEKGRFGHINLGLAGDSFWPEQPPAGLIPPGNESYLTFVDDDGAFLVGPTEQGCLYAAMTVGQLARKSDGEVGLPHCTIRDWPAFPYRIIQYDVARGQTINVDYVKRVLRELARCKINAVLFYMEDDFKFRKYPFLGREGTFTHEKAAELSAFAKPYHVQLIPQFESLGHASAVLGHPEMKEYREAGGSWVFCTSEPKTWEFLDDVYTELLEAFPSTEFIHVGADEFEGGFGKCPACSAKVAQGGYGLLYSEHMNKLNQLVKKHGKTMMFWPSHGGPTPALSYMTLQYQDLLEKDCIPTEWIYHGPSSYPQIEQYQKAGFKDVHCCPAVVGYSRIYPDYRTTFRGISGFYKAGEEHKCGGAYCTTWEFMHGALIENSWYGLIYSAECAWNPESTPKTEFNRRFADEFFGLRDAAAADQIESTISDPLPMDRKVSQWRNLGTLTDLIWCAPNRVIRDFAMKQPPALAQSAGEFATALEAPLGRVADLSARASTNKVTLQATGLALQMMSYAAHKLEVMQQAGVTYRAAADLIGKDSTACAAKLQEAADGIAGLGSEAGEAAKGYRYFVDNCGAYLGDWDRLNKQSEQLGATAGQLRDLQAKAKAGTIEALPAGETFGFVSGTYTRLGEWVPAQMSETGATVTYDVTKFIKGDGPVVVEWEYTRGAHGVDIVKTELLCDGKPVAEDTHKGWSGGGTRDNTYTLQLKGFKPGSKYEVAGLLKSNGGTDSRGTVWMVAH